A region of Sulfurimonas sp. DNA encodes the following proteins:
- a CDS encoding hybrid sensor histidine kinase/response regulator has translation MDEFQEILQDFLIESFELVEKLDEDLVELENTPEDLELLNGIFRVAHTVKGASSFLNFDVLTHLTHHMEDVLNKARHGDLIITPDIMDVVLESIDLMKELLNIIRDTSADAGVDVSACVARLDKVSGGSGEVDTPVEEVVKEVEQEPEEDELDYDNMSDDDVEAEIQRLLNERQEEDKAKRASKIAAGESVPEAPPEPDSKEKPTPEPTPAPAPAVPAVKKEESAKAAAPAKKAPAVVEQTIRVDVKRLDHLMNLIGELVLAKNRLIKINDDVEERYEGEEFLEELNQVVSIVSLVTTDLQIAVMKTRMLPIGKVFNKFPRMIRDLSRELNKKIELEIEGEETELDKSIVEEIGDPLVHIIRNSCDHGIEIPAVRTAAGKPEIGIISLKAYNEGNQIVIQIDDNGKGLDVEILKNKALENGVISEKESDSMSDKEAFGLIMKAGFSTAASVTNVSGRGVGMDVVKTNIEKVNGIIDIESEKGQGSSIKLKIPLTLAIIQALLVAVQEEYYAIPLSSVLETVRISKEEIYTVEGRSVMRLREEVLSLVHIGDIFEVERILDPSEHAYVVVLGLGAQKLGLIVDSLVGQEEIVIKSLGEYLKGIEGVAGATIRGDGGVTLIVDVVALMDMAKNVKATAMVESSAGGDPVSTEKTQASDYTIMIVDDSKTDRMIMRKSLEATGMTIVEAGDGQEALNILKQGDHNFDAMLVDIEMPRMDGYTLATEIKKYNKYKNLPLIAVTSRTGKSDRMRGVESGMVEYITKPYSADYLSSVVQRNVNFKSEFLS, from the coding sequence ATGGATGAATTTCAAGAGATACTACAAGATTTTTTAATTGAGTCATTTGAACTTGTTGAAAAATTGGATGAAGATTTAGTTGAGTTAGAAAACACACCAGAAGATTTAGAACTTTTAAATGGAATCTTTCGTGTTGCACACACTGTAAAGGGAGCTTCATCATTTTTAAATTTTGATGTTTTAACTCATCTTACACATCATATGGAAGATGTTTTAAACAAAGCAAGACATGGTGACTTAATAATAACACCAGATATTATGGATGTTGTTTTAGAGTCTATAGACTTAATGAAAGAACTTTTGAATATTATTCGAGATACGAGTGCAGATGCTGGAGTTGATGTTTCTGCTTGTGTTGCTAGGCTTGATAAAGTTTCTGGAGGAAGCGGAGAAGTAGATACTCCAGTTGAAGAAGTAGTAAAAGAAGTTGAACAAGAGCCAGAGGAAGATGAACTGGACTATGATAATATGTCTGATGATGATGTTGAAGCTGAGATACAAAGACTTCTGAACGAAAGACAAGAAGAAGACAAAGCTAAAAGAGCATCAAAAATAGCAGCAGGCGAAAGTGTTCCAGAAGCTCCACCTGAACCAGACTCTAAAGAAAAGCCAACACCAGAACCAACTCCTGCTCCAGCACCTGCTGTTCCTGCAGTAAAAAAAGAAGAGTCTGCAAAAGCAGCAGCACCGGCAAAAAAAGCACCGGCAGTGGTAGAGCAAACTATTCGTGTTGATGTTAAAAGGCTCGATCATCTTATGAATCTTATTGGGGAGCTTGTTCTTGCTAAAAATAGACTTATTAAAATAAATGATGATGTTGAAGAGCGTTATGAAGGTGAAGAATTTTTAGAAGAGTTAAATCAAGTAGTATCAATAGTTTCGCTTGTAACAACAGATCTTCAGATTGCAGTTATGAAAACAAGAATGTTACCAATTGGAAAAGTATTTAATAAGTTTCCGAGAATGATTCGTGATTTAAGTCGTGAGTTAAATAAGAAAATTGAACTTGAAATAGAAGGTGAAGAGACAGAACTTGATAAATCAATAGTTGAAGAGATTGGTGATCCATTAGTTCATATTATAAGAAACTCTTGTGACCATGGTATAGAGATACCAGCGGTTCGTACTGCAGCTGGTAAACCTGAGATAGGTATTATCTCTTTAAAAGCTTATAATGAAGGTAACCAAATCGTTATACAGATAGATGATAATGGTAAGGGTCTTGATGTTGAGATACTTAAAAATAAAGCTTTAGAAAATGGTGTTATTAGCGAGAAAGAATCTGATAGCATGTCTGATAAAGAGGCATTTGGTCTAATAATGAAAGCTGGTTTTTCTACTGCTGCATCTGTAACAAATGTTTCAGGTCGTGGTGTTGGTATGGATGTTGTAAAAACAAATATAGAAAAAGTAAATGGTATTATTGATATTGAAAGTGAAAAAGGGCAGGGGAGTTCTATAAAACTAAAAATTCCTCTAACTCTTGCAATTATCCAAGCACTTTTAGTTGCCGTTCAAGAAGAGTATTATGCCATTCCATTGTCTTCAGTTTTAGAAACTGTGAGAATTTCAAAAGAAGAGATTTATACAGTTGAGGGTCGCTCAGTTATGCGACTTAGAGAAGAAGTTTTATCTTTAGTTCATATAGGTGATATTTTTGAAGTAGAGAGAATTTTAGACCCAAGTGAGCATGCTTATGTAGTTGTCTTAGGTCTTGGTGCTCAAAAACTTGGACTCATTGTTGATTCTCTTGTTGGTCAAGAAGAGATAGTTATTAAATCTCTTGGAGAGTATCTAAAAGGCATTGAAGGTGTTGCTGGAGCAACTATTCGTGGAGATGGTGGGGTAACGCTAATCGTTGATGTTGTAGCACTTATGGATATGGCAAAAAATGTAAAAGCAACAGCTATGGTTGAATCTTCAGCAGGTGGAGATCCTGTTAGCACAGAAAAAACACAAGCGAGTGACTATACAATCATGATAGTTGATGATTCCAAAACTGATAGAATGATTATGAGAAAGTCACTAGAAGCAACGGGTATGACAATCGTTGAAGCTGGAGATGGGCAAGAAGCATTAAATATATTAAAACAAGGTGATCATAATTTTGACGCAATGCTTGTTGACATAGAGATGCCAAGAATGGATGGTTATACTTTAGCAACAGAGATTAAAAAGTACAATAAATATAAAAACTTACCTTTAATTGCCGTTACTTCTCGAACAGGAAAATCTGATAGAATGAGAGGAGTTGAGTCTGGAATGGTTGAGTATATTACAAAACCTTACTCTGCTGATTACCTATCTAGTGTAGTTCAAAGAAATGTTAACTTTAAATCGGAGTTCTTATCATGA
- a CDS encoding chemotaxis protein CheW has product MSDKLKEIISKQSEQQNVTIDHSNDIVQLVGFVIGEEEYAIPILSIQEIIKPFSWTRVPQVPKYVMGVFNLRGAVIPLIDLRLKFGLREQKHNDETRFIVMKDENDVAGFVIDRLTMAIRIKKTDISPAPDTLNGKDTMIDGVGKQEDKIITILKVKKLLERDF; this is encoded by the coding sequence ATGAGTGATAAATTAAAAGAAATTATTAGTAAGCAGAGTGAACAACAAAATGTGACTATTGATCACTCAAATGATATAGTTCAATTAGTTGGATTTGTTATTGGTGAAGAAGAATATGCGATTCCTATTCTCTCAATTCAAGAGATAATAAAACCTTTTTCATGGACAAGAGTTCCTCAAGTTCCAAAGTATGTTATGGGTGTTTTTAATCTTCGTGGCGCGGTAATTCCTTTGATTGATCTTCGTTTAAAGTTTGGTTTAAGAGAGCAAAAACATAATGATGAAACGAGATTTATAGTCATGAAAGATGAAAATGATGTTGCTGGATTTGTTATTGATAGACTGACAATGGCAATAAGAATCAAAAAGACTGATATTAGTCCTGCTCCCGATACTCTCAATGGTAAGGATACTATGATTGATGGTGTTGGTAAACAAGAAGATAAAATCATAACGATACTTAAAGTAAAAAAACTATTAGAAAGAGATTTTTGA